CGATGAAACTCGCGGCGACTGCGTAAGGCAGGGATCATCCTGCATGGGGTAGCGTTCGGTGGCCATCCCTGAACGTAGCGGCCACAAAGCATGTGGACATGGCGGAACCCGATCGCGGCTTCACGCGACCGTCCGCTCTCGCACAAAGGCGCGCAACTCCGGCTCGATCTCCGCCAACGGACGCTTCCACTGGCCCGGCGCCTCCGAGCGCAGCAGCCGCGCGGTCGGCCACCAGGGCTGGGTGTCGTCACCGACCTGCCAGCGCCAATCGCAGATCGTCGGCGCCAGAACCCAAAGCGGCTTGGCAAGGTTTCCCGCGAGGTGGGCCACCGAACAATCCACCGCGACGACCGCATCGAGTTCATCGACCACGCAGGCGGTATCGGCGAAATCCCGCACCTCGGGCATCAGGTCGAGCATCTTCAAACGCTCGATCGCGCGCGGCTTGTCCGGCCGGTCGTCCACCATCAGGTTGACCCAGCTCACCCCCTCGATGCGCGCCAGCATTTCGAGAAATGCCCACGGCAGGCTGCGCAACCAGTCGTCGCGGCGCTGCGGATTGCCGCCGTATACAAGACCGATGCGCACCCCGGGCAGCGCGCGCACCCGGGCGCGCAATTCGGGCGCCCGGTCGGCGGGCGGGCGGACGACCGGTGGGTTCCTGATCTCGTCGCGGCTCAGGTGCAGTGCCGCGATCAGCCCGAATGGTGGAACGACGAAGGCGCAGTCGTAATCGAGCGGGTCGGGCAAATGGGAAACCCGGATCATGTTCTCGTAGCCGGGCACCTCGGCCGCCAACTCCGCCAGCGGCGTGTTGACCCACCAGTCGAAGCGGATTCCCCGCGCCGCCAGAAGGGGAAGAAACCGGAAGCCGATGATCGTATCGCCGATCCCCTGGTCCTGCAGCACCAGGATCTTGCGCTTCCCCACCGGCTCGCCATCCCATAGCGGCACGGTCTGCGGGTAGACGTGGGGCTTGGATGCATAAAGATCCTCCGTCCACATCCGCCAGGCAGCGGTCCACTGTTCGTGCCCCGTGGCCAGCCATACACTCCACATCGGCTCGCGATAGGCACCCGCATCGGGTTCCCGCTCGTAGCAGGTTTCGGCAAACCGCAGCGCCCGCTCGCGCTCCCCCGCCGCCCATAACGCAAGAAAAACCTGCTGCGCCAGGTCGCGGCGCATGGGCTCAAACGCCGTTGCCGCGGTCGCGATTTCCACCGCAAGGGAAAACCGCTCCTGCGACGCCGACAACAGCGCAATCAATCCGGTGAGTTGCTCGGCGTCCAGCCCCTTCTTCCGATACGCCGCCAACAACCGGTTGATCACTCTGCGACGAGCTTCCGCGATCTTCGGGCTGCGCTCGTAGACGCGGTTGGCCTTCAGGGTCTGCTGGGCCAGGATTTCCAGTTGCTGCAGCGGCGCGAGCGCGTCATGATCGAGATCCCATGCGTCATTCAGATAGCGCGCTGCGTCCTCCACCGCGCCCAGCCGGCCGCTCAGATTTCCCGCCAATACCAGATAGCTCTGGGTGCGCGGCGCATACGCCAGCGCATTTCGCACGGCGGTCAGCGCATCTTCCAGGCGATTCTCCGCCGCAAGCGTTGCCGACAGGAAGTAATAGGCGCGTGCGTTCTCCGGGTTGAGCCGGACCGCCGCCATCAGGGGATCGATCGCCCCCGCCGTATCGCCGGTCAAGTAGCGGCTGATCCCCCAATGAGCCTGCACCTCCGGCTCGTCGGGGTTGCTGCGCGCCAAGACCTCGACGCGTGCCAAGGCAACCTCGTTACGCCCCGCGATAAGGTCCGCCTGGACTTGGCGCATTTCGTCCGCCAGGCGGTCGGGCGGAAGCGGGTCTTCCCGAACTTCGCTCGCGCGCGGGACATGGTCCCCTTCGTTGGCGCCTCCGGCGAACAAGCGCTTGAACCATCCCCGATTCATGGGTACGATCCCCCACAAGACATCCCAAATTCTTGGTACAAAATTTGCAAGCGAGAAGCCTTGTGGACTTTCCAAAAGGAAAAGTCCGATTCTCTTTCTCGAGTCATTTTGACATGGTTCCGAGTGCCGCCATGAAATCCAGGCTTCCCCTTCGATCCGGATTCACCCTGATCGAACTGATGATCGTGGTGGCAATCATCGGCATCCTGGCCGCCATTGCGATTCCTCGGTACCAGATATATACGACGCGGTCGAAAGTGATGGAGGGCCTGAGCGTCGCCGCTCCGGCGCAGCAGACGGTTGCAGAATCGTTCGTTGCGGACGGCATGACCGGCCTGAGCGCCGCGGCGGCGAGTTGGAATGCCCAGGAGGGAGGCGCCGGCATGCAAAGCAAATATGTCTCCAGCGTACAGATCGGCGACTTCAACTCCGACCCGGGACATCCGGGCACCGTGACGATCACCTATTCCGCACTGGTGCCCCAATTGACTGGCAGGCAATTGACGCTGACGCCCTCGATCAACCAAGCCGTCCTTGCGGCCGGCGAGACCGGCACCGTCGATTGGGCCTGCGCAAGTTCGTCGGCAGTGACTGCCGCGCAACAAGGCCTCCCAGTAGAGACGCCCACCACTCCGCTGCTCAATCAATACGCCCCAACCAATTGCCAGTGACCCATCTGCCGCATTTCGCCAGACAAATTCCGCCACTTGTTGACAATTTTTGTCGGTCGGACAGATGCGCTTTCCCAAAAACCTTGCTTTTCGTGCCAATCACGCGCGAAAGTTCCTGGTACGTTTCTTGCTGATCTACGTTCCCGAACCCCGGTAGCGAGCCGGACATTCAGCAAGGAGTCCATCCATGAAAACCCAAATCCAGCGCGGTTTCACGCTGATCGAGCTGATGATCGTGGTCGCGATCATCGGCATCCTGGCAGCGATCGCGATTCCGCAGTACCAGAACTACACCATCCGCGCGAAAGTGACGGAAGGTCTCAGTCTCGCCGATGCCGCAAAAACGACGGTTTCCGAGGCGTTCGAATCGGGCGGGATGACCGGCCTGAGCGCGGCGGCCGCGTCGTTCAACTCGAGTCCCCCGGTTTCGAAGTATGTGGGCGGCGTCTCCATCGATCCGACCCAGGGTGACATCATCATTACCTTTGGAAGCGGAAATGCCGTGCCGACCCAGATCCAGAGCAAGACGCTGTACCTCATTCCGAATTCCCCGGTCGGCACCGCCCTCACGT
This genomic window from Burkholderiales bacterium GJ-E10 contains:
- a CDS encoding general secretion pathway protein H; this translates as MKTQIQRGFTLIELMIVVAIIGILAAIAIPQYQNYTIRAKVTEGLSLADAAKTTVSEAFESGGMTGLSAAAASFNSSPPVSKYVGGVSIDPTQGDIIITFGSGNAVPTQIQSKTLYLIPNSPVGTALTSTSTGSIDWACASATDTTATNQSFVGLTTGTLPAIYAPTNCQ
- a CDS encoding general secretion pathway protein H, coding for MKSRLPLRSGFTLIELMIVVAIIGILAAIAIPRYQIYTTRSKVMEGLSVAAPAQQTVAESFVADGMTGLSAAAASWNAQEGGAGMQSKYVSSVQIGDFNSDPGHPGTVTITYSALVPQLTGRQLTLTPSINQAVLAAGETGTVDWACASSSAVTAAQQGLPVETPTTPLLNQYAPTNCQ
- a CDS encoding glycosyl transferase family 9, whose product is MNRGWFKRLFAGGANEGDHVPRASEVREDPLPPDRLADEMRQVQADLIAGRNEVALARVEVLARSNPDEPEVQAHWGISRYLTGDTAGAIDPLMAAVRLNPENARAYYFLSATLAAENRLEDALTAVRNALAYAPRTQSYLVLAGNLSGRLGAVEDAARYLNDAWDLDHDALAPLQQLEILAQQTLKANRVYERSPKIAEARRRVINRLLAAYRKKGLDAEQLTGLIALLSASQERFSLAVEIATAATAFEPMRRDLAQQVFLALWAAGERERALRFAETCYEREPDAGAYREPMWSVWLATGHEQWTAAWRMWTEDLYASKPHVYPQTVPLWDGEPVGKRKILVLQDQGIGDTIIGFRFLPLLAARGIRFDWWVNTPLAELAAEVPGYENMIRVSHLPDPLDYDCAFVVPPFGLIAALHLSRDEIRNPPVVRPPADRAPELRARVRALPGVRIGLVYGGNPQRRDDWLRSLPWAFLEMLARIEGVSWVNLMVDDRPDKPRAIERLKMLDLMPEVRDFADTACVVDELDAVVAVDCSVAHLAGNLAKPLWVLAPTICDWRWQVGDDTQPWWPTARLLRSEAPGQWKRPLAEIEPELRAFVRERTVA